Proteins encoded in a region of the Longimicrobium terrae genome:
- the nagB gene encoding glucosamine-6-phosphate deaminase translates to MAQSRERVPVQILEHDQIASTLAARIAQIIRTANSEGRAAVLGLATGSTPIGIYRQLIRMHREEGLDFSNVVTFNLDEYYPMAPDSIHSYHRYMWENLFEHINIPRENVHLPRGDLPRDQVEAHCEGYEQAIRDAGGIDFQLLGIGKTGHIGFNEPGSGVESRTRLLPLDTVTRRDAAADFFGEDNVPTEAITMGVASILDAREIALIATGEHKARVIRRAVEGEPDPDVAATYLQSHPDATFYLDPAAAAELTRVKTPWVVGEVRWSRELEIRAVIWLSQATGKSILKLDNYDYREHHLSSLLARYGSAGPLNGEVFNALISKIRGKSKLPESKRIVVFSPHPDDDVISMGGILNKLHQNHNDIVVAYQTSGNIAVFDHEVRRYLDFLRRFGRDFDLGDGRIETLTGQIEDFLNNKHPGQVDIPEVQRIKQRIREAEAVSGIETFGMNVEQACFLNLPFYQTGKVRKDAIGPRDVEITLKLLEEHRPELVFVAGDLSDPHGTHRMCLEAVEAALEQYSGPVPELWYYRGAWQEWPVSEADVLVPLSEDELRLKILAIYKHQSQKDKAPFPGQDDREFWERVEERNTGTARIVDALGLPEYFAMEAYVVRRGGQPVEVETVSTSALGAPPSMRRSTDRPSGVGMGSRPEPEGGSDEVGEIGGQTVRG, encoded by the coding sequence ATGGCGCAGTCCCGCGAGCGCGTCCCCGTCCAGATCCTGGAGCACGACCAGATCGCCAGCACCCTGGCCGCCCGCATCGCCCAGATCATCCGTACGGCGAACTCCGAGGGCCGCGCCGCGGTCCTCGGCCTGGCCACGGGCAGCACCCCCATCGGCATCTACCGCCAGCTCATTCGCATGCACCGCGAAGAAGGGCTCGACTTCAGCAACGTCGTGACCTTCAACCTGGACGAATACTATCCCATGGCGCCGGACAGCATCCACAGCTACCACCGGTACATGTGGGAAAATCTGTTCGAGCACATCAACATCCCCCGCGAGAACGTGCACCTGCCCCGCGGCGACCTGCCGCGCGACCAGGTGGAGGCGCACTGCGAAGGGTACGAGCAGGCCATCCGCGACGCGGGCGGCATCGACTTTCAGCTGCTGGGCATCGGCAAGACGGGACACATCGGCTTCAACGAGCCGGGCTCGGGGGTGGAGTCGCGCACGCGCCTGCTGCCGCTGGACACGGTGACCCGCCGCGACGCCGCGGCCGACTTCTTCGGCGAGGACAACGTCCCCACCGAAGCCATCACCATGGGTGTCGCCAGCATTCTGGACGCCCGCGAAATCGCCCTCATCGCCACCGGCGAGCACAAGGCGCGTGTCATCCGGCGCGCGGTGGAGGGCGAGCCGGACCCGGACGTGGCCGCCACGTACCTGCAGAGCCACCCCGACGCCACCTTCTACCTGGACCCCGCCGCCGCGGCGGAGCTCACGCGGGTCAAGACGCCCTGGGTGGTGGGCGAGGTGCGCTGGAGCCGCGAGCTGGAAATCCGCGCGGTGATCTGGCTGAGCCAGGCGACGGGCAAGTCCATTCTCAAGCTGGACAACTACGACTACCGCGAGCACCACCTGAGCTCGCTTCTGGCGCGATACGGCAGTGCCGGGCCGCTGAACGGCGAAGTGTTCAACGCGCTGATCTCCAAGATCCGCGGCAAGAGCAAGCTGCCGGAAAGCAAGCGCATCGTCGTCTTCAGCCCGCACCCGGACGACGACGTCATCAGCATGGGCGGCATCCTGAACAAGCTGCACCAGAACCACAACGACATCGTGGTCGCCTACCAGACGTCGGGCAACATCGCCGTATTCGACCACGAGGTGCGGCGCTATCTCGACTTCCTGCGCCGCTTTGGCCGCGACTTCGACCTGGGCGACGGGCGCATCGAGACGCTCACGGGGCAGATCGAGGACTTTCTGAACAACAAGCACCCCGGGCAGGTGGACATTCCCGAGGTGCAGCGCATCAAGCAGCGCATCCGCGAGGCGGAGGCGGTGTCGGGGATCGAGACGTTCGGGATGAACGTGGAGCAGGCGTGCTTTCTGAACCTTCCGTTCTACCAGACGGGAAAGGTGCGCAAGGACGCCATCGGCCCGCGCGACGTGGAGATCACGCTGAAGCTGCTGGAAGAGCACCGGCCGGAGCTGGTGTTCGTGGCCGGCGACCTTTCGGACCCGCACGGCACGCACCGCATGTGTCTGGAAGCCGTGGAGGCCGCGCTGGAGCAGTACTCCGGCCCCGTGCCGGAGCTGTGGTACTACCGCGGCGCCTGGCAGGAGTGGCCGGTGAGCGAGGCCGACGTGCTGGTTCCGCTTTCGGAGGATGAACTGCGGCTGAAGATTCTGGCCATCTACAAGCACCAGAGCCAGAAGGACAAGGCGCCCTTCCCGGGCCAGGACGACCGCGAGTTCTGGGAGCGGGTGGAGGAGCGCAACACGGGGACGGCGCGCATCGTGGACGCGCTGGGCCTGCCCGAGTACTTCGCCATGGAGGCGTACGTGGTGCGCCGCGGCGGGCAGCCCGTGGAGGTGGAGACGGTGTCGACGAGCGCGCTGGGCGCCCCGCCGTCCATGCGGCGCTCCACGGACCGTCCCAGCGGGGTGGGGATGGGGAGCCGGCCGGAACCGGAGGGCGGCTCGGACGAGGTGGGTGAAATCGGTGGGCAGACGGTCCGCGGATGA
- a CDS encoding serine hydrolase domain-containing protein encodes MITTRPLLRFSATAMVVCAAAACTPSPVVSPAPAANPRPAATSVLLAARPEAAGFSPKLGATLDSIARAGVADRAAPAIAIAVGRHGRLVHLRGYGAVDWAPGSAAVTDSTLFDMASVTKVVATTTIAMMLEEEGRLDLDRTVASYLPEFSDSAKAGITVRMLLTHRGGLEAGAPLAARFRGREQYLEQINLRPLRSVPGTQTVYSDWDLVLMQLVMERITGQTLDALVRDRVFAPLGMRETGFLPMPSFGRNRIAATEVAADRGGLIWGEVHDPNAWALGGVAGHAGLFSSARDMAVFAQMLLNGGEYGSVRVLRPQTLARWTAPQGAGASRSLGWDTPSGESSAGRFFSPRSFGHTGYTGTSVWIDPERSLFVVVLTTRVNPTAENQKHTALRRAIADAVQAAITDAPLVDWEARRKAAEGAQ; translated from the coding sequence ATGATCACAACGAGGCCGCTCCTTCGATTTTCCGCCACGGCGATGGTCGTCTGCGCCGCGGCGGCGTGCACGCCATCCCCCGTCGTCTCGCCAGCGCCCGCCGCCAATCCACGCCCCGCGGCGACGAGCGTGCTGCTGGCCGCGCGGCCGGAAGCGGCGGGCTTTTCGCCGAAGCTGGGCGCCACGCTGGACTCCATCGCCCGCGCGGGGGTGGCGGACCGCGCCGCGCCGGCCATCGCCATCGCCGTGGGGCGGCACGGGCGGCTGGTGCACCTGCGCGGCTACGGCGCGGTGGACTGGGCGCCCGGTTCCGCGGCGGTGACGGACAGCACGCTGTTCGACATGGCCTCCGTCACCAAGGTCGTCGCGACCACCACGATCGCGATGATGCTGGAAGAAGAGGGCCGGCTAGACCTGGACCGCACCGTCGCCAGCTACCTGCCGGAGTTCTCGGATTCCGCCAAGGCGGGCATTACCGTGCGCATGCTGCTGACGCACCGCGGCGGGCTGGAGGCTGGTGCGCCGCTGGCCGCGCGGTTCCGCGGGCGCGAGCAGTACCTGGAGCAGATCAACCTTCGCCCGCTGCGCTCCGTGCCGGGAACGCAGACCGTGTACAGCGACTGGGATCTGGTGCTGATGCAGCTGGTGATGGAGCGCATTACCGGGCAGACGCTGGACGCCCTGGTCCGCGACCGCGTCTTTGCGCCGCTGGGGATGCGCGAAACGGGCTTTCTGCCCATGCCGTCCTTTGGCCGAAACCGGATCGCCGCGACGGAGGTGGCGGCGGACCGCGGCGGGCTGATCTGGGGCGAGGTGCACGATCCCAACGCGTGGGCGCTGGGCGGGGTGGCGGGGCACGCGGGACTGTTTTCCAGCGCGCGCGACATGGCGGTGTTCGCGCAGATGCTGCTGAACGGCGGAGAGTACGGCAGCGTGCGCGTGCTGCGGCCGCAGACGCTGGCCCGGTGGACGGCGCCGCAGGGTGCGGGTGCCAGCCGGTCGCTGGGGTGGGACACGCCTTCGGGGGAGAGCAGCGCCGGGCGTTTTTTCTCGCCGCGCAGCTTTGGGCACACCGGGTACACGGGGACGTCGGTGTGGATCGATCCGGAGCGGTCGCTGTTCGTCGTCGTGCTCACCACGCGCGTGAACCCCACCGCGGAAAACCAGAAGCACACCGCACTGCGCCGCGCCATTGCCGACGCCGTGCAGGCCGCCATCACCGACGCGCCGCTGGTGGACTGGGAGGCGCGCCGCAAGGCGGCGGAGGGGGCGCAGTGA
- a CDS encoding N-acyl-D-amino-acid deacylase family protein gives MKIHVWMLALLSTGFAFSACGGPRVDEPPAPSPAVDSVVAAPAPSTNVGDSLADLLIRGGTIMDGTGSAGYTGDVVIRGDRIVAVGQSGGMQARDTIVATGLVVSPGWIDMLGHSEYPLLQDGRAISKITQGITSEITGEVTSVVPANGNTIRELGEYAPLVRWHDLNGYFAALEAARPAINLGTFVTVGSARRYAMGDANRAATPAELDTMRAHVDLAMRQGAMGLSSGLAYAPASFASAEEIAELARVSGRYGGGYASHIRSEGAGLVRAVEEAIAIGERGGTWVQVHHLKASGRSNWGRVRGAVQAIEAARARGVDVTADQYPYAASGTGLDAVLPAWTHEGGTDSLLARLRNPSTRARIRAELIAGGDASIGASAGGPGGVQIADVTVDSLERYQGLRLSEFARRRGQPVADAVMDLLLADRAGTAAIYFSMSEDDIEYVMRQPWVMVGIDAGSRSADPRLVGRPHPRAYGSFPRVLCHYVRERGVITMPEAIRRFTSLPAARVKLEGRGMIRTGMFADLTIFDPANVCDRATFEEPVQLSVGIRHVIVNGVPVLRDGSPTGLRGGRPLRRGGTARTR, from the coding sequence ATGAAGATCCACGTATGGATGCTCGCTCTCCTGTCCACGGGCTTCGCGTTTTCCGCCTGTGGCGGGCCGCGGGTGGATGAGCCGCCCGCGCCAAGCCCGGCTGTCGACTCCGTGGTGGCCGCGCCCGCGCCGTCAACTAACGTGGGCGACTCCCTCGCGGACCTGCTGATCCGCGGCGGGACGATCATGGACGGGACAGGAAGCGCGGGATATACGGGCGATGTCGTAATCCGTGGCGATCGCATCGTGGCGGTGGGACAGTCCGGCGGAATGCAGGCGCGGGATACGATTGTCGCGACGGGGCTGGTGGTGTCGCCCGGGTGGATCGACATGCTCGGCCACAGCGAGTACCCCCTGCTGCAGGACGGCCGCGCCATCAGCAAGATCACGCAGGGAATCACCAGCGAAATCACCGGCGAGGTCACCAGCGTCGTTCCCGCGAACGGCAATACCATCCGCGAACTTGGCGAGTACGCTCCGCTCGTGCGGTGGCATGATCTGAATGGCTACTTCGCCGCGCTGGAAGCCGCCCGCCCGGCCATCAACCTGGGGACGTTCGTGACGGTGGGCTCCGCGCGGCGGTACGCCATGGGTGACGCGAACCGGGCGGCCACACCCGCGGAACTGGACACCATGCGCGCGCACGTGGACCTCGCGATGCGGCAGGGCGCCATGGGGCTGAGCTCCGGCCTGGCGTACGCGCCCGCGTCGTTCGCCAGCGCCGAGGAAATCGCGGAACTCGCCCGCGTGTCGGGGCGCTACGGCGGTGGGTACGCCTCCCACATCCGGTCAGAGGGAGCCGGTCTGGTGCGCGCGGTAGAGGAGGCCATCGCCATCGGCGAGCGCGGCGGTACGTGGGTGCAGGTTCACCATTTGAAGGCGTCCGGCCGCAGCAACTGGGGGCGCGTGCGTGGCGCGGTGCAGGCGATTGAGGCGGCGCGTGCGCGCGGGGTGGACGTGACGGCCGACCAGTATCCGTACGCGGCCAGCGGCACCGGGCTGGACGCCGTGCTCCCCGCGTGGACGCACGAGGGCGGGACGGATTCGCTGCTCGCGCGGCTGCGGAATCCCTCCACGCGCGCCCGCATTCGCGCGGAGCTGATCGCGGGCGGCGACGCGAGCATCGGCGCGTCCGCAGGCGGGCCCGGCGGGGTGCAGATCGCGGATGTCACGGTGGACAGCCTGGAGCGCTACCAGGGGTTGCGGCTGAGCGAGTTCGCCCGTCGGCGGGGGCAGCCGGTGGCGGATGCGGTGATGGACCTGCTGCTGGCGGACCGCGCGGGAACGGCGGCGATCTACTTCTCCATGTCGGAGGATGACATTGAGTACGTGATGCGCCAGCCGTGGGTAATGGTTGGAATCGACGCGGGATCGCGCTCGGCGGATCCCAGGCTGGTGGGGCGGCCGCATCCGCGGGCGTACGGCTCGTTTCCGCGCGTGCTCTGCCACTACGTCCGCGAGCGCGGCGTGATCACGATGCCGGAAGCCATCCGCCGATTCACCTCACTTCCCGCCGCGCGCGTGAAGCTGGAGGGACGGGGGATGATCAGGACGGGGATGTTCGCGGACCTGACCATCTTTGACCCGGCGAATGTCTGCGATCGCGCGACGTTCGAGGAACCGGTGCAGCTGAGTGTCGGAATCCGCCACGTAATCGTCAACGGCGTCCCCGTGCTGCGCGACGGGTCTCCCACCGGGTTGCGTGGCGGGCGACCTCTGCGGCGCGGAGGCACCGCGCGGACGCGGTAG
- a CDS encoding Txe/YoeB family addiction module toxin encodes MARSATQDSAWDPVRDALLKPVFRADLDFWIGNEPRIATRIMRLIEDVLRSPRSGLGKPEPLRHGERNVWSRRITGEHRFIYQISDQGPLFVRARYHY; translated from the coding sequence ATGGCCAGAAGCGCCACCCAGGACTCGGCGTGGGACCCTGTCCGCGATGCACTGCTCAAACCGGTGTTCCGTGCGGATCTGGATTTCTGGATCGGAAACGAGCCCCGGATTGCCACGCGCATCATGCGCCTGATTGAGGACGTGCTTCGGAGTCCACGGAGCGGGCTGGGGAAACCCGAGCCGCTGCGCCACGGCGAGCGCAACGTGTGGTCGCGCAGAATCACCGGGGAGCATCGGTTCATCTACCAGATTTCCGACCAGGGGCCGCTCTTCGTCCGTGCCCGCTACCACTACTGA
- a CDS encoding Txe/YoeB family addiction module toxin: MEKKPGRTRSGEDAAESPVIDRALIEKRFRMDLLFWISTEPRTALRILKLVEEVIRTPFHGQGKPEALRHDQRGVWARRITEEHRLTYYFVSRQICFAAARYHYR; the protein is encoded by the coding sequence GTGGAAAAGAAGCCGGGGCGGACCAGATCAGGCGAAGACGCGGCAGAATCACCGGTAATTGACCGTGCACTGATCGAGAAACGGTTCCGCATGGATCTGCTGTTCTGGATCAGCACCGAACCCCGGACCGCCCTGCGAATTCTCAAGCTGGTCGAGGAAGTGATCCGTACGCCATTCCACGGACAAGGGAAGCCCGAAGCCCTCAGGCACGATCAACGAGGAGTGTGGGCCCGGCGCATCACCGAAGAGCACCGGCTCACATACTATTTCGTCAGCAGACAAATCTGCTTCGCGGCTGCCCGTTACCACTACCGCTGA
- a CDS encoding endonuclease domain-containing protein, with translation MRQPDRWRGSQRVRRAAKELRQPMTEAEQKLWAAVRRNGIEGLHFRRQHPVGRFILDFYCAQATLAVELDGPIHADQVERDLARTDALGRLGIRVIRFPNEAVLQDLDVVLSRIQSEAEARIRSSPPSPAERVEGGRGGGGLSAAPNRPQLI, from the coding sequence ATGCGTCAGCCGGATCGGTGGCGGGGTTCCCAACGGGTTCGCAGGGCCGCGAAGGAACTGCGGCAGCCGATGACGGAAGCAGAGCAGAAGCTCTGGGCCGCCGTTCGGAGGAATGGAATCGAGGGGCTGCACTTTCGCCGGCAGCATCCGGTTGGACGGTTCATCCTGGATTTCTACTGTGCGCAGGCAACTCTCGCGGTCGAACTTGACGGACCGATCCACGCTGATCAGGTCGAACGCGATCTCGCGCGAACGGACGCACTTGGGAGACTCGGGATTCGCGTGATCCGGTTCCCCAATGAGGCTGTGCTGCAGGACCTCGACGTTGTCCTGTCCCGGATTCAGAGCGAGGCGGAGGCTCGCATCCGAAGTTCCCCCCCCTCTCCCGCGGAGCGGGTGGAGGGGGGCCGGGGGGGAGGGGGCCTCTCCGCGGCGCCCAACCGTCCACAGCTAATCTGA
- a CDS encoding DNA-3-methyladenine glycosylase 2, with translation MTLTHEHMMTRFYNRDRESDGQFITGVLTTGIYCLPSCPARKPLPQNVRFFETQSEARSAGLRPCRRCKPDHFYERYDPGLHLVETLSADVRRDPARFADAASLVAASGVGATRLNALFREHLHLTPAAFLARERVDSARAALADGASVSDAAFGAGFESLSTFHANFRRETGLTPGEFRALGATNAFTLALPPGYRADAMLRAHGRDPASLLERVHGRELVKGIMLAGAPARLHVTFDGDAVACRVEGTAPDPPRMRMAHAVAARLLNLAGDPSAFERRMEADPATARLIEGRRGLRIPRTADAWECLLWTIVGQQVNLTFAYALRTVVADLCGVPVGDGLHAHPTPEAVAGLEYGDLTARRFSRRKAEYVIDTARRIAAGELRLDVADKEPATTLERRLLEVRGLGPWSVRYLMMRGFGFADCVPIGDSGVSAALTRYLELDHRPAAAEQEALMRPFAPYRSLATYHLWASLGDPQ, from the coding sequence ATGACGCTGACACACGAGCACATGATGACGCGGTTCTACAACCGCGACCGGGAAAGCGACGGGCAGTTCATTACCGGCGTGCTGACGACCGGCATCTACTGCCTGCCGTCATGCCCCGCGCGCAAGCCGCTGCCGCAGAATGTCCGCTTCTTCGAGACGCAGTCGGAGGCGCGCTCCGCCGGGCTGCGGCCCTGCCGGCGCTGCAAGCCGGACCACTTCTACGAACGTTACGATCCCGGGCTGCACCTGGTGGAAACGTTGTCCGCCGACGTGCGGCGCGATCCCGCGCGGTTCGCGGACGCCGCGTCGCTCGTGGCGGCTTCCGGAGTGGGCGCGACGAGGCTGAACGCGCTCTTCCGCGAGCACCTGCACCTGACTCCCGCCGCGTTCCTGGCCCGCGAGCGCGTGGATTCCGCCCGCGCCGCACTCGCGGACGGAGCCTCGGTGTCCGACGCGGCGTTCGGGGCGGGATTCGAGAGCCTGTCTACGTTCCACGCGAACTTTCGCCGCGAAACGGGGCTCACGCCGGGCGAGTTCCGCGCGCTTGGCGCCACGAACGCGTTCACGCTCGCACTGCCGCCCGGGTACCGCGCGGACGCCATGCTGCGCGCGCACGGCCGCGATCCCGCCAGCCTGCTGGAGCGCGTCCATGGGCGGGAACTGGTAAAGGGGATCATGCTGGCCGGCGCTCCCGCGCGGCTTCATGTGACGTTCGATGGCGATGCGGTGGCGTGCCGGGTGGAGGGCACCGCACCGGATCCGCCACGGATGCGGATGGCGCACGCGGTCGCCGCGCGGCTGCTGAACCTGGCGGGCGATCCGTCCGCGTTCGAGCGGAGGATGGAGGCCGATCCGGCGACGGCGCGGTTGATTGAGGGACGGCGCGGGCTGCGGATTCCGCGCACGGCCGACGCGTGGGAGTGCCTGCTGTGGACGATCGTGGGGCAGCAGGTGAACCTCACGTTCGCGTACGCGCTGCGGACGGTGGTGGCCGACCTGTGCGGCGTGCCCGTGGGTGACGGATTACATGCGCACCCCACGCCGGAAGCGGTAGCCGGGCTGGAGTACGGCGACCTGACCGCAAGACGCTTTTCGCGCCGCAAGGCGGAATACGTGATCGACACCGCCCGCCGGATTGCCGCCGGGGAACTGCGGCTGGATGTGGCGGACAAGGAACCGGCGACCACGCTGGAGCGGCGGCTGCTGGAGGTGCGCGGCCTGGGCCCGTGGTCCGTGCGCTACCTGATGATGCGCGGTTTCGGCTTCGCGGACTGCGTGCCCATCGGTGACTCCGGTGTTTCCGCCGCGTTGACCCGCTACCTGGAGCTGGACCACCGGCCCGCCGCGGCCGAGCAGGAAGCGCTGATGCGACCTTTCGCGCCATATCGGAGCTTGGCGACGTATCACCTCTGGGCAAGCCTGGGAGACCCGCAATGA
- a CDS encoding RecQ family ATP-dependent DNA helicase: MAASVKGAGDDLALALRQHFDLAGFRPGQEETIRAVLDGRDAIVVLPTGAGKSLIYQLPALLLPGLTVVVSPLIALMKDQTDKLDELGVEAWTINSAQSAGETRAAREAVESGDGKILYVTPERFRDREFFELLLERKVSLFVVDEAHCVSQWGHDFRPDYMMLGSIAERLGRPPVLAVTATASPDVRIDVAKQLRMKDPFTWVGDLIRPNLFLEVLPTVNEAEKDAALEHVLRRSEGTGIIYVATVKEAERLYEEFGKRRELALYHGKLPAKERHEAQDRFMSGEAKAVIATNAFGLGIDKPDIRFIVHYHFPGSLESYYQEAGRAGRDGEPSRCVILYREEDRGVQGYFLGGKYPDLDEAIAVARVVNRMPMEEKRALDEIAEMAEVPRRKARIVMTLLKRHGMMREHRGGFWERLVPDVAAADLSKELLDYEDRRATDRKKLDDMVRYCRTAKCRTRMILEYFGEVSDADWTCGHCDNCVETDPSSVVATTPRAEKPGIPEGYTFPDLHTSDVDHALLGSGDEVRHETYGEGLVLAINGDRAEVDFAGHGTRMIKTDFLIRID; this comes from the coding sequence GTGGCCGCATCCGTAAAGGGCGCGGGCGATGATCTCGCCCTCGCGCTCCGTCAGCATTTTGACCTCGCCGGGTTCCGCCCCGGGCAGGAAGAAACGATCCGCGCGGTGCTGGACGGCCGCGACGCCATCGTCGTTCTTCCCACCGGCGCGGGAAAGTCGCTGATCTACCAGCTTCCCGCGCTGCTGCTGCCGGGCCTCACCGTGGTCGTAAGTCCGCTCATCGCACTGATGAAGGACCAGACCGACAAGCTGGATGAACTGGGCGTGGAGGCGTGGACCATCAACTCCGCCCAGTCCGCGGGGGAAACGCGCGCGGCGCGGGAAGCGGTGGAAAGCGGCGACGGCAAGATCCTGTACGTAACCCCGGAACGCTTTCGCGACCGCGAGTTCTTTGAGCTGCTTCTGGAGCGCAAGGTGTCGCTTTTTGTGGTGGACGAGGCGCACTGCGTCAGCCAGTGGGGCCACGACTTCCGCCCCGACTACATGATGCTGGGGAGCATCGCCGAGCGCCTGGGCCGTCCGCCCGTGCTCGCGGTGACGGCAACCGCGTCGCCCGACGTGCGCATCGACGTCGCGAAGCAGCTGCGGATGAAGGACCCGTTCACCTGGGTAGGCGACCTCATCCGTCCCAACCTGTTCCTGGAAGTGCTCCCCACCGTCAACGAGGCGGAAAAGGATGCGGCGCTGGAGCACGTGCTGCGCCGGTCGGAGGGCACGGGCATCATCTACGTCGCCACCGTAAAAGAGGCCGAGCGGCTGTACGAGGAGTTCGGCAAGCGGCGGGAACTGGCGTTGTACCACGGCAAGCTCCCGGCAAAGGAGCGGCACGAGGCGCAGGACCGCTTCATGTCGGGAGAGGCAAAGGCGGTGATCGCCACCAACGCCTTCGGGCTGGGGATCGACAAGCCCGACATCCGCTTCATTGTGCACTACCACTTTCCCGGCTCGCTGGAGTCGTACTACCAGGAGGCGGGGCGCGCGGGGCGGGACGGCGAGCCTTCGCGGTGCGTCATTCTGTACCGCGAAGAAGACCGCGGGGTGCAGGGGTACTTCCTTGGCGGCAAGTATCCGGATCTGGACGAGGCGATCGCCGTGGCGCGCGTCGTCAACCGCATGCCGATGGAAGAGAAACGCGCGCTGGATGAGATCGCCGAGATGGCGGAGGTGCCCCGCCGCAAGGCGCGGATCGTGATGACGCTGCTGAAGCGGCACGGGATGATGCGTGAGCACCGTGGCGGCTTCTGGGAGCGCCTGGTGCCCGACGTGGCGGCCGCCGACCTCAGCAAGGAGCTGCTGGATTACGAGGACCGCCGCGCCACGGACCGCAAGAAGCTGGATGACATGGTGCGCTACTGCCGCACCGCCAAGTGCCGCACCCGCATGATTTTGGAGTACTTCGGCGAGGTGTCCGACGCGGACTGGACGTGCGGGCACTGCGACAACTGCGTGGAAACGGACCCGTCGTCCGTGGTGGCCACGACCCCGCGCGCGGAGAAGCCCGGCATCCCGGAAGGCTACACCTTTCCCGACCTGCACACGTCGGATGTGGACCATGCCCTGCTCGGCAGCGGGGATGAGGTGCGCCACGAAACGTACGGCGAGGGGCTGGTGCTGGCCATCAACGGCGACCGCGCGGAGGTGGACTTCGCCGGCCACGGCACGCGCATGATCAAGACGGACTTCCTGATCCGCATCGACTGA
- a CDS encoding methylated-DNA--[protein]-cysteine S-methyltransferase produces the protein MTVYASRFNTESGPLTAVVDEAGALTHLLFAHQPAPADAVWNDERCAAAIGQLREYFAGERTAFDVEVAPAGSPFQRRVWDALRRIPFGATVGYGELAAQLGVPGSARAVGRANATNPLPIIVPCHRVIGADGSLTGYAGGLEMKVALLRREGVALVEGARPRIARAAAR, from the coding sequence ATGACCGTCTACGCAAGCCGTTTCAACACCGAGTCCGGCCCGCTGACCGCCGTCGTGGACGAGGCCGGCGCGCTCACGCATCTGCTCTTTGCGCACCAGCCCGCGCCCGCCGACGCCGTGTGGAACGACGAGCGCTGCGCCGCCGCGATCGGGCAGTTGCGCGAGTACTTCGCCGGGGAGCGCACGGCGTTCGATGTGGAGGTGGCGCCCGCGGGATCGCCGTTTCAGCGGCGGGTGTGGGACGCGCTGCGGCGGATTCCGTTCGGCGCGACGGTGGGGTACGGCGAACTGGCCGCGCAGCTCGGCGTGCCCGGCAGCGCCCGCGCCGTGGGCCGCGCGAACGCGACCAATCCGCTGCCGATCATCGTTCCCTGCCACCGCGTGATCGGCGCGGACGGGAGCCTGACCGGGTACGCCGGCGGGCTGGAAATGAAAGTCGCGCTCCTTCGCCGCGAGGGCGTAGCCTTGGTCGAGGGCGCCCGTCCGCGGATCGCGAGGGCAGCCGCACGCTGA
- a CDS encoding BadF/BadG/BcrA/BcrD ATPase family protein produces the protein MNGPILVGVDGGGTRSTLVVADADGRELARAAGEAGLVDPRDPERSARIIADLARTALEQAGVRELPAAICAGLAGVGNEAERLAVHDALQASGVARRVRVVTDGEIALEGAFAGGPGILLIAGTGSVAYGRAADGRMERCGGWGMIVGDEGSGFALGRDGLKAALRSVDGREPPTVLLDGILRALGVDNPREVPPWAGRVAKSEIAALARVVLDAAEQGDGVARGVVQSAAVELSRHVTALADRLAPWPGEVPVVFHGGVLRSPLYQALLTRELAIGARTFAVEPPRMDAVFGALRYAAALVSAEAPA, from the coding sequence ATGAACGGACCCATTCTGGTGGGGGTGGACGGCGGGGGCACCCGCTCCACCCTGGTGGTGGCCGATGCGGACGGACGCGAACTGGCCCGCGCGGCCGGCGAGGCGGGGCTGGTGGATCCGCGCGATCCGGAGCGGAGCGCACGCATCATCGCGGATCTGGCGCGTACGGCGCTGGAGCAGGCGGGGGTGCGCGAGCTTCCCGCCGCCATCTGCGCCGGGCTGGCGGGCGTGGGCAACGAGGCCGAGCGCCTGGCCGTACACGACGCGCTTCAGGCGTCCGGAGTCGCGCGGCGGGTTCGCGTGGTGACGGATGGCGAGATCGCGCTGGAAGGCGCGTTCGCCGGCGGACCGGGGATCCTGCTGATCGCCGGCACGGGGTCGGTGGCGTACGGCCGCGCGGCGGATGGGCGGATGGAGCGCTGCGGCGGCTGGGGAATGATCGTGGGCGACGAGGGAAGCGGGTTCGCCCTCGGCCGCGACGGGCTGAAGGCGGCCCTGCGCTCGGTGGACGGCCGCGAGCCGCCGACGGTGCTGCTGGACGGCATCCTGCGCGCGCTGGGCGTGGACAATCCGCGCGAGGTGCCGCCCTGGGCCGGGCGCGTCGCCAAGAGCGAAATCGCCGCGCTGGCCCGCGTGGTCCTGGACGCGGCGGAGCAGGGGGACGGCGTGGCACGCGGGGTGGTGCAGTCCGCCGCGGTAGAACTGTCGCGCCACGTGACCGCGCTCGCCGACCGGCTGGCGCCGTGGCCGGGCGAGGTGCCGGTCGTCTTTCACGGCGGCGTGCTGCGGTCGCCGCTGTATCAGGCGCTTCTCACCCGCGAGCTCGCCATCGGCGCGCGCACGTTCGCTGTGGAGCCGCCGCGGATGGACGCCGTCTTCGGCGCGCTGCGCTACGCCGCCGCGCTCGTATCCGCTGAAGCGCCCGCCTGA